The following proteins are encoded in a genomic region of Primulina huaijiensis isolate GDHJ02 chromosome 3, ASM1229523v2, whole genome shotgun sequence:
- the LOC140973959 gene encoding acyl-CoA-binding domain-containing protein 6, translating to MGTDSQGRHLDISYDQWVALPVSAGRAAARYKHAAIVVEEKLYIVGGSRNGRYLSDFQVLDLKNLIWSPVKLKMEASDVKNKDDALLEAFPAISGHSLIYWEKKLFLLAGLSKNVTDTVTVRFIDLELYNCDIVETSGNVPVARIGQSITVFGSKVIMFGGEDRNRRLLNDVHVLDLETMTWSSVETTQTPPTPRFDHTAALHAERYLFIYGGCSHSIFFNDLHVLDLETMEWSQPQMQGDAVSARAGHASVAVNGNWYIVGGGDNRSGASETLVINMSKLVVSVLTSVKGRDPLASEGISISSASLGGENFLVTFGGYNGKYHNEVFVMRPKPRDALQAKILRSPAAAAAAASVTAAYALAKSELLDLTERKDSNDRVIPVDTSQKDLSVEINIIREEKKKLESSMIEVTTENSALKARIEETSGYYAELSKELQSLKGQLVDERSRCAKLEAQIGELQKMLQSLPSLEEEVQTLRTEKSVFERDMELAASVQRHRSGGVWRWVSG from the exons ATGGGAACTGATAGTCAAGGTCGGCATTTGGATATAAGCTATGACCAGTGGGTTGCGCTCCCTGTATCTGCTGGGAGAGCAGCTGCTCGGTACAAG CATGCTGCAATAGTTGTAGAAGAAAAGTTATACATTGTGGGTGGAAGCCGCAATGGTAGATACCTATCTGATTTCCAG GTTTTGGATCTGAAAAATTTGATTTGGTCACCCGTAAAACTAAAGATGGAAGCCAGTGATGTTAAAAATAAAGATGATGCCCTGTTGGAAGCTTTTCCAGCAATTTCTGGTCACAGTTTG ATATATTGGGAgaaaaaactttttcttttGGCTGGTCTCTCAAAGAATGTTACCGACACGGTGACAG TACGATTTATTGACCTTGAATTGTATAATTGCGACATTGTTGAGACCTCTGGAAATGTTCCG GTAGCTCGCATTGGGCAATCTATCACTGTGTTTGGTTCTAAAGTTATCATGTTTGGTGGAGAAGACAGGAATAGGCGGCTTCTGAATGATGTCCACGTTCTTGATTTGGAGACAATGACTTGGAGTTCTGTTGAGACTAC GCAGACACCTCCAACCCCCAGATTTGATCACACAGCTGCATTGCATGCTGAACGATACCTTTTTATTTATGGTGGATGCTCCCATTCCATCTTTTTCAATGACCTCCATGTCCTGGATTTGGAAACA ATGGAATGGTCCCAACCACAAATGCAGGGTGATGCGGTGTCTGCTAGGGCAGGTCATGCTAGTGTTGCAGTAAATGGAAACTGGTATATTGTTGGTGGTGGAGATAATAGAAGTG GAGCCTCGGAAACTCTTGTGATAAATATGTCTAAGCTTGTTGTATCAGTGCTGACTAGTGTAAAAGGAAGAGATCCCCTAGCTAGTGAG GGAATCAGCATTTCCTCGGCATCATTAGGCGGCGAGAATTTTTTAGTAACATTTGGTGGCTACAATGGGAAGTACCACAATGAG GTATTTGTCATGAGGCCCAAACCTAGGGATGCTTTACAGGCCAAGATATTGCGATCGCCAGCTGCTGCAGCGGCAGCAGCTTCTGTTACTGCTGCATATGCCTTGGCAAAATCCGAGTTATTAGATTTGACTGAAAGAAAAGATTCAAATGACAGGGTCATCCCAGTTGACACCTCTCAGAAGGATCTATCAGtcgaaattaatataattagagaagaaaaaaagaagttaGAGTCATCCATGATTGAGGTTACCACAGAGAACTCTGCTCTGAAAGCAAGGATTGAAGAAACAAGTGGATATTATGCTGAGCTGTCCAAG GAGTTGCAGTCATTGAAAGGACAACTTgtagatgagagatcaagatgtGCCAAACTCGAG GCACAAATAGGAGAACTACAGAAGATGCTTCAGTCATTGCCATCATTAGAAGAAGAGGTTCAGACACTGAGGACAGAGAAGTCTGTATTTGAACGTGATATGGAACTTGCTGCATCTGTCCAGAGGCATAGATCTGGTGGTGTTTGGAGGTGGGTTTCTGGATAA
- the LOC140973960 gene encoding copper transport protein ATX1-like isoform X2: MSQTVELRVGMSCQGCVGAVKRVLGKMEGVESFDIDIEKQKVTVKGNVQPDAVLQTVSKTGKATSFWEAEAAAPEPESKPTEPVVVA, encoded by the exons ATGTCTCAG ACAGTTGAGCTCAGGGTTGGCATGTCATGCCAAGGCTGTGTCGGAGCTGTTAAAAGGGTACTTGGAAAAATGGAAG GTGTTGAATCATTCGACATTGATATCGAGAAGCAAAAGGTAACTGTTAAAGGCAATGTCCAGCCAGACGCTGTTCTTCAGACCGTTTCAAAGACTGGTAAGGCAACTTCCTTCTGGGAAGCCGAGGCAGCTGCCCCGGAACCAGAATCAAAGCCTACAGAGCCTGTTGTTGTTGCTTGA
- the LOC140972290 gene encoding probable CoA ligase CCL5 yields the protein MGDERWMGMGNIEEESVTNTIMVDRRSGYEPQTGIYHSLVSLSEQQQIPTQPNLDTATYVLSQFPTPDQAETRVALIDSSSNRRVTYAQLHRSITVLAAGLYHGLGVRKGDVVFILSPNSVMYPAICLAVLSIGAVITTANPLNTSTEIAKQVHDSGAKLAISAPEETRKLHPTGVPTLLTSRSKENDQLSVEELIEKCEPLEIPEEKPIQTDTAAILYSSGTTGTSKGVVLSHSNFISVMTLLKWSVDVSKAQDDVFLCFLPMFHIYGLAFFGLGLLCSGITTVVMERFDFQGMLEAIQNHKVSNMPAVPPVILGLVKYNGGGYDLSSLRRVGSGAAPLSKEVTDRFREKFPWVELRPGYGLTESCGAGTFFESHGEAKARPASSARLAPCFSAKVVDLETGIALPPNREGELWLKSPTVMKEYLGNEEATAATLDSDGWLKTGDLCYFDEEGYIYIVDRMKELIKHNGYQVAPAELEAILTAHPHITDAAVIPLEDEAAGQIPVAYAVRAAGVELTEDQVIQFVAKQVAPYKKIRRVNFINAIPRSAAGKILRRQLVLLSKQYAISKL from the exons ATGGGCGACGAAAGGTGGATGGGGATGGGGAACATTGAGGAAGAATCAGTGACGAATACAATAATGGTAGATAGAAGAAGCGGCTACGAACCACAAACGGGGATATACCATTCCCTTGTTAGCCTCAGTGAACAACAGCAGATTCCTACTCAGCCTAACCTTGACACGGCCACATATGTTCTATCACAGTTCCCGACACCTGATCAAGCTGAGACCCGAGTAGCTCTCATTGACTCCTCGAGTAACAGAAGGGTCACCTACGCTCAACTCCACCGATCCATTACTGTACTTGCTGCTGGATTGTATCATGGACTCGGGGTAAGGAAGGGTGACGTTGTATTCATCTTATCACCAAATTCCGTCATGTATCCGGCAATTTGTCTTGCCGTACTTTCCATTGGAGCGGTGATAACAACTGCTAATCCGCTCAATACTTCGACAGAGATAGCGAAGCAGGTACATGATTCGGGTGCCAAACTTGCCATTTCTGCCCCAGAAGAGACTAGAAAGTTACACCCCACTGGAGTGCCTACTCTCCTCACGTCACGAAGTAAAGAAAACGACCAACTTTCAGTGGAAGAGTTGATCGAGAAATGTGAACCATTGGAAATTCCAGAAGAGAAGCCGATTCAAACAGATACAGCAGCAATACTTTATTCTTCTGGGACTACAGGAACTAGTAAAGGCGTTGTACTAAGCCATTCTAACTTTATATCCGTCATGACACTGCTCAAATGGTCTGTGGACGTATCAAAGGCACAAGACGATGTGTTCCTATGCTTCCTACCCATGTTTCATATCTACGGTCTTGCATTTTTTGGGCTAGGATTACTTTGTTCGGGTATTACCACTGTGGTAATGGAAAGATTTGATTTTCAAGGAATGCTTGAAGCTATTCAAAATCATAAGGTGAGTAACATGCCTGCAGTTCCTCCAGTGATACTTGGGCTGGTGAAGTATAACGGGGGAGGATATGATTTGTCGTCTTTGAGACGAGTGGGCTCAGGAGCAGCACCGTTGAGCAAAGAGGTGACTGATAGATTCCGAGAGAAGTTTCCGTGGGTTGAGCTGAGGCCAGGCTATGGGTTGACTGAGAGTTGCGGTGCTGGTACTTTCTTTGAGTCTCATGGAGAAGCAAAGGCTCGTCCAGCTTCATCAGCTAGGTTGGCTCCATGCTTTAGTGCTAAGGTGGTCGATTTAGAGACTGGAATTGCTTTGCCACCAAATAGAGAGGGAGAACTGTGGCTGAAGAGTCCAACTGTGATGAAAGAATACTTGGGAAATGAGGAGGCAACTGCTGCAACGCTTGATTCAGACGGGTGGCTTAAAACTGGTGACCTTTGTTACTTTGATGAGGAGGGCTACATTTACATAGTTGACCGGATGAAAGAACTGATAAAGCACAACGGCTACCAG GTGGCTCCAGCAGAGTTGGAGGCAATATTAACAGCTCATCCCCATATAACTGATGCAGCCGTGATACC ACTTGAGGATGAAGCAGCAGGACAAATTCCTGTGGCATACGCAGTGAGAGCAGCCGGAGTGGAGCTCACAGAAGATCAGGTCATCCAATTTGTCGCTAAACAG GTAGCACCATACAAGAAAATCAGGAGAGTGAACTTCATCAATGCCATACCAAGGTCTGCAGCGGGTAAAATATTACGGAGGCAATTGGTATTACTAAGCAAACAGTATGCGAtctccaaattatga
- the LOC140973960 gene encoding copper transport protein ATX1-like isoform X1, with protein sequence MHRSIFKTVELRVGMSCQGCVGAVKRVLGKMEGVESFDIDIEKQKVTVKGNVQPDAVLQTVSKTGKATSFWEAEAAAPEPESKPTEPVVVA encoded by the exons ATGCATCGATCGATCTTCAAG ACAGTTGAGCTCAGGGTTGGCATGTCATGCCAAGGCTGTGTCGGAGCTGTTAAAAGGGTACTTGGAAAAATGGAAG GTGTTGAATCATTCGACATTGATATCGAGAAGCAAAAGGTAACTGTTAAAGGCAATGTCCAGCCAGACGCTGTTCTTCAGACCGTTTCAAAGACTGGTAAGGCAACTTCCTTCTGGGAAGCCGAGGCAGCTGCCCCGGAACCAGAATCAAAGCCTACAGAGCCTGTTGTTGTTGCTTGA